In a single window of the Campylobacter fetus subsp. testudinum 03-427 genome:
- a CDS encoding putative membrane protein, DedA family, type II (SNARE domain) (Pfam match to PF09335.7 SNARE_assoc), with protein sequence MLSDIINFLVDLVADWGYIGIFLLMALESSFFPFPSEVVMIPAGYLVYKGEMSATLAFLAGTFGSLAGALFNYYLCFFFGRSFIQKYGKYAGITDKKMAKFENFFNKYGEISTFNCRLIPGIRQYISLPAGLAKMNMLRFCIFTTLGAGIWVAILIAIGYFLGDQKELITEYLHSIIIALLIIVALITAAYIYIQKKKKAKS encoded by the coding sequence GTGCTAAGCGATATTATAAATTTTCTAGTTGATCTAGTCGCAGATTGGGGTTATATAGGTATATTTTTACTAATGGCTCTTGAGAGTAGTTTTTTTCCATTTCCTAGCGAAGTCGTGATGATACCTGCTGGTTATCTTGTGTATAAAGGTGAAATGAGTGCTACTTTAGCTTTCTTAGCAGGAACTTTTGGTAGCTTGGCTGGAGCTTTATTTAACTACTATTTATGTTTCTTTTTCGGTAGAAGTTTTATACAAAAATATGGAAAATACGCAGGAATAACAGATAAAAAAATGGCTAAATTTGAAAACTTTTTTAATAAATATGGTGAAATTTCAACATTTAATTGCAGATTGATACCAGGTATAAGACAGTACATAAGTCTTCCTGCTGGACTAGCTAAAATGAATATGCTTAGATTTTGTATTTTTACTACTTTGGGAGCTGGAATTTGGGTAGCGATTTTGATAGCTATCGGATATTTTTTAGGTGATCAAAAAGAGCTTATCACCGAATACTTACATAGTATAATAATAGCACTTCTCATAATAGTAGCACTAATCACAGCCGCATATATCTATATTCAAAAGAAGAAAAAAGCAAAGAGTTAA
- the nadC gene encoding quinolinate phosphoribosyltransferase (Pfam matches to PF01729.15 QRPTase_C, and to PF02749.12 QRPTase_N), with amino-acid sequence MIIQVMNTYINELINLGFKEDLGSSGDVTSLAIFNNEKDSFYLICKADGTLCGIDIFKKVFKFIDENISVELYFKDGDAIKYADTVAKVSGSVINILQAERIAINFISYLSGIATKTSIFVKESKGKVEILDTRKTLPAYRMLAKYAVKCGGGENHRIGLFDMVLIKDNHIDAAGGITNAVAKIRQRYENKFKIEVETRSLNEVKEALNLGVDMIMLDNMSLEMMREAVKIISKKAFIEASGNMSLDSIKELADCGIDAISFGELTHSVKAFDFSLKKTDRK; translated from the coding sequence ATGATAATACAAGTTATGAATACATATATTAACGAACTTATAAACTTAGGCTTCAAAGAGGATTTAGGTAGTAGTGGAGATGTTACTAGTTTAGCTATTTTTAATAATGAAAAAGATAGTTTTTATTTGATTTGTAAAGCTGATGGTACGCTTTGTGGTATAGATATATTTAAAAAAGTTTTTAAATTTATAGATGAAAATATCTCTGTGGAGCTGTATTTCAAAGACGGTGATGCGATAAAATACGCAGATACAGTAGCAAAAGTGTCAGGAAGCGTGATAAATATTTTACAAGCCGAAAGAATAGCTATAAATTTCATAAGTTATCTCTCTGGCATAGCTACAAAAACTTCTATTTTCGTAAAAGAATCCAAAGGCAAAGTAGAAATTCTAGATACTAGAAAGACGCTTCCTGCTTATAGAATGTTAGCAAAATACGCTGTAAAATGCGGTGGCGGGGAAAATCATAGAATAGGGCTTTTTGATATGGTTTTGATAAAAGATAACCATATAGATGCAGCAGGAGGTATCACAAACGCAGTTGCTAAAATACGCCAAAGATATGAAAATAAATTTAAAATAGAAGTAGAAACAAGAAGTTTAAATGAAGTAAAAGAGGCTTTAAATTTGGGTGTAGATATGATTATGCTTGATAATATGAGTTTAGAAATGATGAGAGAAGCTGTTAAAATCATATCTAAAAAAGCTTTTATCGAAGCTTCTGGAAATATGAGTTTAGATAGTATAAAAGAGCTTGCAGATTGCGGTATAGACGCTATCTCTTTTGGTGAGCTAACGCATAGCGTTAAAGCTTTTGATTTTTCTTTGAAAAAAACTGATAGAAAATAG
- the purU gene encoding formyltetrahydrofolate deformylase (Pfam match to PF00551.15 Formyl_trans_N), with amino-acid sequence MNYILKIDCYDEKGLILRVSEIVFKNGLNYVSTSEFVDHENKRFYMRAVMVGDINVCEFKNTLSAFLPKDAIIFCEEITKKDVVVLATKESHCLGDLLIKHSSGELNANILAVIANHDTLKPLTEKFDIPFYLVSADGISREEHENLVLNELKKYKFNYMILAKYMRILSSNFVKNYPKKIINIHHSFLPAFIGANPYKQAHERGVKIIGATAHFVTDDLDEGPIITQDVIRVNHEMSWRDMQRAGKNVEKVVLSNALDLVFDERVFVYKNKTVIF; translated from the coding sequence GTGAATTATATTTTAAAAATTGATTGTTATGATGAAAAAGGTCTGATACTAAGAGTTAGCGAGATAGTTTTTAAAAATGGTCTGAATTATGTTAGTACAAGTGAGTTTGTTGATCACGAAAATAAACGATTTTATATGCGTGCTGTGATGGTGGGCGATATAAATGTTTGTGAATTTAAAAATACATTAAGTGCGTTTTTACCAAAAGATGCGATTATATTTTGTGAAGAGATAACTAAAAAAGATGTTGTTGTGTTGGCTACAAAAGAGAGCCACTGCTTGGGAGATTTGCTGATAAAACATAGTAGCGGTGAGTTAAACGCAAACATTCTTGCAGTCATAGCAAATCACGATACTCTAAAACCTTTGACTGAAAAATTTGATATTCCTTTTTATCTTGTTAGTGCTGATGGGATTAGTAGGGAAGAGCATGAAAATTTGGTTTTAAATGAATTAAAAAAATATAAATTTAATTATATGATTTTGGCAAAATATATGCGAATTCTAAGCTCGAATTTCGTAAAAAACTATCCTAAAAAAATTATAAATATCCACCACTCATTTTTACCTGCTTTTATAGGCGCAAATCCCTACAAACAGGCGCATGAAAGAGGCGTTAAGATCATCGGAGCAACGGCTCATTTTGTTACTGATGATCTTGATGAGGGACCTATAATTACTCAAGATGTTATAAGAGTAAATCATGAAATGAGCTGGCGTGATATGCAAAGAGCAGGTAAAAATGTAGAAAAAGTCGTACTTTCAAATGCACTTGATCTCGTTTTTGATGAGAGAGTTTTTGTTTATAAAAATAAAACGGTGATTTTTTAG
- a CDS encoding rRNA methylase, SpoU family (Pfam match to PF00588.15 SpoU_methylase) yields the protein MFDIVLVRPEIHTNTGSIGRMCVNSGCRLHLIKPLGFMLDDKHLKRAGLDYWDKLDLVIWESLDDFLTQNIKFKDRFFFATTKTNKLYFNVKFQKGDFLFFGAEGSGLPLDLMKIKKENCITIPMSGDGRSLNLATSVGIITYEAIRQNINEFNFRDEICEF from the coding sequence ATGTTTGATATAGTTTTGGTGCGACCAGAAATTCATACAAATACCGGAAGTATAGGAAGAATGTGCGTGAATTCAGGCTGCAGACTTCATCTTATAAAGCCGCTTGGATTTATGCTTGATGATAAGCATTTAAAGCGCGCCGGGCTTGATTACTGGGATAAATTGGATCTTGTTATCTGGGAGAGTTTAGATGACTTTTTAACTCAAAATATCAAATTTAAAGATAGATTTTTCTTTGCTACTACGAAAACCAACAAGCTCTATTTTAACGTTAAATTCCAAAAAGGAGATTTTCTATTTTTTGGTGCTGAGGGATCTGGGCTACCGCTTGATTTAATGAAAATAAAAAAAGAAAATTGTATCACGATACCTATGAGCGGTGATGGAAGAAGTCTAAATTTAGCCACTAGCGTAGGAATCATAACTTATGAAGCAATACGACAAAATATAAATGAGTTTAATTTTAGGGATGAAATTTGCGAGTTTTAA
- a CDS encoding endonuclease/exonuclease/phosphatase (Pfam match to PF03372.19 Exo_endo_phos) — translation MRVLILLFIAIFAISAELKIATYNVENLFDDNIDGSEYKDFKDGTWNTAKYIQKLNNISRVIKALDADFISVVEIENSSVLKQLAMKSGYKFYEFATNKNAPVGLGVMSKYPILSSQKIVIPNLKTRPILVSEISFGGETIKFFSAHFPAAKNSLKDRKTAANTMIKAVKNEKNSIILGDLNSNYGYGFLLNELNGEFKNLWEFLGNRDRSSYKKGGAIDHIMLQNSFFNGNIRYKNSSFGVFKPSFLSSQKFSDHYAIYAVLTSEFSDSPVLKKSIDEIYRVSDERAEVAGVVIYIDKFGYILADESKRGIYVYEKNPKLPLGTKVEAIVNKTDLYKGNMQISSISYKNVDTAFDTDISKFMISQNEIKSARSGDVVSNLKIDVKNGFTSINGEKLRVFSRSKSIKDGQNLVYKNALVWSYKGEKELIVE, via the coding sequence TTGCGAGTTTTAATCCTACTTTTTATAGCTATTTTTGCTATTTCGGCTGAGCTTAAGATAGCGACTTATAACGTAGAAAATCTTTTTGATGATAATATAGACGGAAGCGAATATAAAGATTTTAAAGATGGAACATGGAACACGGCTAAATATATCCAAAAACTAAATAACATTTCACGAGTGATAAAAGCGCTAGATGCGGATTTTATTTCTGTAGTAGAGATAGAAAATAGCTCTGTTTTAAAGCAGTTGGCTATGAAAAGCGGATATAAATTTTATGAGTTTGCTACAAATAAAAATGCCCCAGTCGGGCTTGGCGTGATGTCGAAATATCCTATTTTAAGTAGTCAAAAAATCGTAATTCCAAATTTAAAAACCAGACCTATTTTAGTAAGTGAGATAAGTTTTGGAGGTGAGACGATAAAGTTTTTCTCAGCTCATTTTCCAGCAGCAAAAAATAGTTTAAAAGATAGAAAAACAGCTGCAAATACTATGATAAAAGCAGTTAAAAATGAAAAAAACAGTATAATTTTAGGCGATTTAAATAGTAATTATGGATATGGATTTTTACTAAATGAATTAAATGGTGAGTTTAAAAATCTTTGGGAATTTCTAGGAAATAGAGATAGAAGTTCATATAAAAAAGGTGGCGCCATAGATCACATAATGCTTCAAAATAGCTTTTTTAACGGAAATATCAGATACAAAAACTCTAGTTTTGGCGTATTTAAGCCAAGTTTTTTATCTAGCCAAAAGTTTTCTGATCATTACGCTATTTATGCGGTATTAACTTCAGAATTTAGCGATTCACCAGTTTTGAAAAAAAGTATAGATGAAATTTACAGAGTGAGCGATGAGAGAGCAGAGGTCGCTGGAGTAGTTATTTATATAGATAAATTTGGTTATATTTTGGCTGATGAAAGCAAAAGAGGCATATACGTATATGAAAAAAATCCAAAACTTCCACTTGGCACAAAGGTTGAAGCAATAGTAAATAAAACAGATCTTTATAAAGGAAATATGCAGATTTCAAGCATATCGTATAAAAATGTAGATACTGCTTTTGATACAGATATAAGCAAATTTATGATAAGTCAAAATGAGATAAAAAGTGCTAGAAGCGGTGATGTTGTTTCAAATTTGAAAATAGACGTAAAAAATGGTTTTACATCTATAAATGGTGAGAAATTAAGAGTATTTAGCCGTTCTAAAAGTATAAAAGATGGACAAAATTTAGTTTATAAAAATGCGTTAGTTTGGAGCTATAAAGGCGAGAAGGAGCTTATCGTTGAGTGA
- the glyS gene encoding glycyl-tRNA synthetase, beta chain (Pfam match to PF02092.13 tRNA_synt_2f) → MELLIEIGVEELPAIPFLKELNNIKPKWKQVLDEYGLDSKFNLEYTPRRIVINGDIPELTPDLEAENMGAPKSVALQDGKWSAAALGFAKKCGISQDELSFKEIKGKEVLYHKSIIKGKLVSDLLPAMIEKFILSLNFGKSMRWGSGEYEFIRPIRSLISILGEKSVDFEIFGVRSKKAFYPHRNFGYDMINFSTIDEYFELLQKNGIILSATQRKEKILNEFKDIEAKNSLKIELDFDLLDEVVAITEYPTALLGSFEKEFLEVPSEVIITSMKENQRYFPLHDADEKLSNHFVVVSNAITNDPNLIIRGNEKVLRARLSDAKFFWHSDLANEFSSEKLKNITYLNELGSMYDKELRERQIVRVLSSIYDKDLRYEFGGDYADELDRAVMLSKADLTTNMVYEFTNLQGVMGGYYAAYRDENPFIISAIKEQYLPNANLYPKTLFSSLVAISNKLDTLMGLFSIGKIPSGNKDPYALRRAASGIIKIVLNLGINFDLRNILNLIKPNYKSFDLNSLESFVYERLYSIYDVNPSVIKACLNSSQSDLKRLNSAIIALDEICKMEDFKDNFSTFKRLSNIIKDSEIIEVDESLFEENVENELNNKFKTLNLNIDDTKTYLEGLFGLKTSIDLFFDSVMINHDNPKIKANRISIIGQIYKAFLKVADIKEISA, encoded by the coding sequence ATGGAGTTATTGATTGAAATCGGCGTTGAAGAGTTGCCGGCGATTCCTTTTTTAAAGGAACTAAATAATATAAAACCAAAATGGAAGCAGGTTTTAGACGAATACGGACTTGATAGCAAATTCAACCTTGAATATACTCCAAGAAGAATCGTGATAAACGGCGATATACCAGAACTTACGCCTGATTTAGAAGCTGAAAATATGGGAGCTCCAAAAAGCGTTGCCTTACAAGATGGTAAATGGAGCGCGGCTGCTTTGGGATTTGCTAAGAAGTGCGGAATAAGTCAAGATGAGCTTAGTTTCAAAGAGATCAAAGGCAAAGAAGTTTTGTATCATAAAAGTATTATAAAAGGCAAGCTTGTTTCTGATTTGCTTCCTGCTATGATAGAGAAATTTATATTATCTTTAAATTTTGGAAAAAGTATGAGATGGGGAAGTGGCGAGTATGAGTTTATACGCCCTATACGATCATTGATCTCTATTTTAGGTGAGAAAAGTGTGGATTTTGAAATTTTTGGTGTGAGAAGCAAAAAAGCATTTTATCCGCATAGAAATTTCGGTTATGATATGATAAATTTTTCTACTATAGATGAGTATTTTGAACTTTTGCAAAAAAATGGAATTATACTAAGTGCTACTCAGAGAAAAGAGAAAATTTTAAACGAATTTAAAGATATAGAAGCTAAAAATAGTTTGAAAATAGAGCTTGATTTTGATCTTTTAGATGAAGTTGTAGCTATAACAGAGTATCCAACGGCGCTTTTAGGCAGTTTTGAAAAAGAGTTTTTAGAGGTTCCTTCTGAAGTTATCATTACTTCAATGAAGGAAAATCAACGCTATTTTCCTCTGCATGATGCAGATGAAAAACTTAGCAACCATTTTGTAGTCGTAAGCAACGCCATTACAAATGATCCAAATTTGATAATAAGAGGAAATGAAAAAGTCTTAAGAGCAAGATTAAGCGATGCTAAGTTCTTTTGGCATAGTGATTTAGCTAACGAGTTTAGTAGTGAAAAACTAAAAAATATAACTTATCTAAATGAGCTTGGCAGTATGTATGATAAAGAACTTAGAGAGAGACAAATCGTTAGAGTTTTATCTAGTATCTACGATAAGGATTTAAGATATGAGTTTGGTGGAGATTACGCTGATGAGCTTGATAGAGCCGTTATGCTTAGCAAAGCCGATCTTACTACTAATATGGTTTATGAATTTACAAATCTCCAAGGTGTAATGGGCGGGTATTACGCTGCATATAGAGATGAAAATCCATTTATAATAAGTGCTATAAAAGAGCAGTATTTGCCAAATGCAAATTTATATCCAAAAACTCTATTTTCAAGTTTAGTAGCGATATCAAACAAGCTTGACACCTTAATGGGACTCTTTAGTATAGGTAAGATACCAAGTGGAAATAAAGATCCGTATGCATTAAGAAGAGCAGCTAGCGGAATTATAAAAATAGTACTAAATTTAGGTATAAATTTTGATTTGCGAAATATTTTAAATTTAATAAAACCAAATTATAAAAGCTTTGATTTAAACTCCCTTGAGAGTTTTGTGTATGAAAGACTTTATAGTATTTATGATGTCAATCCTTCTGTTATAAAAGCGTGTTTAAATAGCTCACAGAGCGATTTAAAAAGGTTAAACTCAGCTATAATCGCACTTGATGAAATATGTAAAATGGAGGATTTTAAAGACAATTTCTCTACATTTAAACGACTATCTAATATTATAAAAGATAGCGAGATTATAGAAGTTGATGAGAGTTTATTTGAAGAAAATGTGGAAAATGAACTAAACAATAAATTTAAAACTCTAAATTTAAATATAGACGATACAAAAACGTATCTTGAGGGTTTGTTTGGATTAAAAACTAGTATCGATCTTTTCTTTGACTCTGTTATGATAAATCACGATAATCCAAAAATAAAAGCTAATAGAATTTCGATTATAGGTCAAATTTATAAAGCATTTTTAAAAGTGGCTGATATAAAGGAAATTAGCGCTTGA
- a CDS encoding adenine-specific DNA methyltransferase (EcoRI methylase) (Pfam match to PF02086.11 MethyltransfD12) produces the protein MSENPRYLKEQLITYLGNKRSLLGFIEAGIKSVKQDIKKDKVSFADIFSGSGIVARMARAHSHTVYTNDLESYSKVINECYQTNYSDELNEKLDFYYHKLSDIKDLKRGFITSLYAPKDENNIKKDDRVFFTLKNAMIIDTLRTAIDELVPDELRVFFLAPLLSEVSVHSNTSGVFKGFYKNRLGIGEFGGNGKNALKRIMSDINLKKPVFSNFKCDSYVAQKDALDFAKDMQEVDIAYLDPPYNQHPYGSNYFMLNLIAKYEKPKDISSVSGIPKQWNRSVYNKKRDACLAFFELINNLKAKYLLISFNNEGFIDKDEFITNLSKIGKVELKEQKYNAFRGSRNLNSRDLHVFEQLYWVKK, from the coding sequence TTGAGTGAAAATCCACGCTATTTAAAAGAGCAGCTTATAACTTATCTTGGAAATAAACGCTCCTTGCTAGGTTTCATAGAAGCCGGTATAAAAAGCGTAAAGCAAGATATAAAAAAAGATAAAGTTAGTTTTGCAGATATTTTTAGCGGCTCTGGCATCGTTGCAAGAATGGCTAGAGCTCATTCACATACAGTATATACAAATGATCTTGAGTCATACTCAAAAGTTATAAATGAGTGTTATCAAACAAATTATAGCGACGAGCTAAACGAAAAACTTGATTTTTATTATCATAAATTAAGCGATATAAAAGATTTAAAAAGAGGGTTTATAACATCTTTATATGCTCCAAAAGATGAAAATAATATCAAAAAAGACGATAGGGTATTTTTCACTCTTAAAAATGCGATGATTATAGATACTTTAAGAACTGCTATAGATGAGCTAGTGCCAGATGAATTAAGGGTATTTTTCTTAGCTCCGCTTCTTTCTGAAGTAAGCGTTCATAGCAATACAAGCGGTGTTTTTAAAGGATTTTATAAAAATAGACTTGGGATAGGTGAGTTTGGAGGAAATGGAAAAAACGCACTTAAAAGGATAATGAGCGATATAAATTTGAAAAAACCAGTATTTTCAAATTTCAAATGTGACTCATATGTTGCTCAAAAAGACGCTTTGGATTTTGCTAAAGATATGCAAGAAGTCGATATCGCTTACCTTGATCCGCCATATAACCAGCATCCTTATGGCTCAAACTATTTTATGTTAAATTTAATAGCAAAATACGAAAAACCAAAAGATATAAGTTCGGTGAGTGGTATTCCAAAACAGTGGAATAGAAGCGTTTATAATAAAAAAAGAGATGCTTGTTTGGCATTTTTTGAACTTATAAATAATTTAAAAGCAAAATATCTGTTGATATCGTTTAATAACGAAGGCTTCATAGATAAAGACGAGTTTATAACGAATTTATCAAAGATAGGTAAAGTTGAGCTAAAAGAGCAGAAATACAACGCTTTTAGGGGAAGTAGAAATTTAAACAGCAGAGATCTACATGTATTTGAGCAGCTTTACTGGGTAAAAAAATAA
- a CDS encoding prokaryotic 3-carboxy-cis,cis-muconate cycloisomerase (CMLE)-like protein (Pfam matches to PF00206.16 Lyase_1, and to PF10397.5 ADSL_C), translating into MASSTIDSRVFGVLFASKEMNKIFSDENRTQKWLDTEAALARAQAKLGIITEQRAEQITKFSKAELLNLDEIGEGYKSSITIVPLLRVFKKAFDDDSGEFVHWGATSQDIMDNGLILQIREAHALITKLLTASYAHCIEISEKYKNTVMAGRTHVIHALPITFGFKTAMWAQEIRRSLDRLEEIKPRLFVGQLSGAVGTLASQEGKGLEMQRLMMADLGLNQPVISWHPSRDHIAEYVSVLAIIAGTLGRIAREILSLQRTEICEVEEPFFMGKVGSSTMPHKRNPQVCEGIIAQSRIVRSQAPLAVEVMGCENERDWGCELVEWDCVPKASIHLANALKSTNDVLENLIVYPEHMKENLNKLKGAMLSEAVMLHLGEKLGRLSAHEIVYEVCMKAFTDGKPVIDDLLEREEVAKHFTRADLEEIMQPEKYVGLSAEFVDRVVAASKDILG; encoded by the coding sequence ATGGCTTCAAGTACTATAGATAGTAGAGTTTTTGGCGTGCTTTTTGCAAGTAAAGAGATGAATAAGATCTTCAGTGATGAAAACAGAACTCAAAAATGGTTAGACACCGAAGCGGCTCTTGCTAGAGCTCAAGCAAAGCTAGGTATCATCACCGAGCAAAGAGCAGAGCAGATCACTAAATTTTCAAAAGCTGAACTTTTAAACTTAGATGAGATCGGTGAGGGATATAAGAGTTCGATCACTATAGTTCCTCTTCTTAGAGTTTTCAAAAAAGCTTTTGATGATGATAGTGGTGAGTTCGTACATTGGGGCGCTACAAGTCAAGATATCATGGATAATGGACTTATACTTCAGATCCGTGAAGCTCACGCGCTCATCACCAAGCTTCTTACTGCTTCTTATGCTCACTGCATTGAAATATCTGAAAAATACAAAAATACAGTTATGGCTGGTAGAACTCACGTGATACACGCTTTGCCTATAACTTTTGGATTTAAAACTGCTATGTGGGCGCAAGAGATTCGCCGTAGTCTAGATAGACTAGAAGAGATAAAACCAAGACTATTTGTAGGACAACTCAGCGGAGCAGTAGGAACTCTAGCTTCTCAAGAAGGCAAAGGACTTGAAATGCAACGCCTTATGATGGCTGATCTGGGTTTAAATCAACCAGTGATATCATGGCATCCAAGCAGAGATCATATCGCTGAGTACGTCAGTGTGTTAGCTATCATAGCTGGTACTTTAGGTAGGATTGCAAGAGAGATTTTGAGTTTGCAAAGAACTGAAATTTGCGAAGTCGAAGAGCCTTTTTTTATGGGGAAAGTAGGAAGCTCCACTATGCCACACAAAAGAAATCCGCAAGTTTGTGAGGGCATCATAGCTCAGTCTCGCATCGTGCGATCTCAAGCCCCACTTGCAGTAGAAGTTATGGGATGTGAAAACGAACGCGACTGGGGTTGTGAGCTAGTAGAGTGGGACTGCGTACCAAAAGCATCTATCCATCTAGCAAACGCTCTTAAAAGTACAAACGACGTCTTAGAAAATTTGATCGTTTATCCAGAACATATGAAAGAAAATTTAAACAAGCTCAAAGGAGCGATGCTAAGTGAAGCTGTGATGCTACATCTTGGCGAAAAACTCGGTCGTTTATCGGCTCACGAGATAGTTTATGAAGTATGTATGAAAGCTTTCACTGATGGCAAGCCTGTGATAGATGATCTTTTAGAGCGTGAAGAGGTGGCTAAGCATTTTACAAGGGCTGATCTTGAAGAGATCATGCAGCCAGAAAAATACGTCGGTTTGAGCGCTGAGTTTGTCGATAGAGTAGTAGCAGCTAGCAAGGATATCTTAGGATAG
- a CDS encoding DASS family sodium/dicarboxylate symporter (Pfam match to PF00939.15 Na_sulph_symp) yields MKSKFIKGLAVIAIGVLVWFLPHPDAVSAQAWHLFAIVLATILGLIFQPLPIGAVAFFGVTVAILTNVMKPSEALSGYASTTIWLIVCAFMIARGFIKTGLGKRIAYKIISMLGDSTLKLGYSIVISDAVISPAMPSSGARAGGILFPIVKSLSSALGSEQGETRKKAGAFFMQTLWQGNAVTNGMFLTSMAGNPLIASLALTTFGVEISWGLWAMGAIVPALVSLAVIPYVLYKIYPPQIKDYPQGKEIARAELAKLGSLQKNEIVMISVFVGALILWATGSITGLDATTVGMIAVGVMLVFGVLEWNDFIGEKGAWDTLIWMGSLITLAGGLSKLGFVTWFASWMSGTMGGLSWTLVMGILVLVYVFTHYFFASLTAHITAMYATFGAVAIAAGADAVFVALVFAYASNLMMPVTHYGGAPAPIIFGAGYNTQNEWWRLGFIITLINLGIWIIIGGIWWKVLGLW; encoded by the coding sequence ATGAAAAGCAAATTTATAAAAGGCTTAGCAGTCATAGCTATCGGTGTGCTTGTGTGGTTTTTGCCCCATCCAGACGCAGTCAGTGCTCAGGCGTGGCATCTTTTTGCTATCGTTTTAGCGACTATCTTAGGGCTTATTTTCCAGCCGCTTCCTATAGGAGCGGTTGCTTTTTTTGGTGTAACAGTAGCGATTTTGACAAACGTTATGAAGCCTTCTGAAGCGCTCAGTGGATACGCTAGTACTACTATTTGGCTCATTGTTTGTGCGTTCATGATAGCTAGAGGATTTATCAAAACAGGTCTTGGCAAACGCATAGCTTATAAGATCATAAGTATGTTAGGTGATAGCACGCTAAAACTTGGATATTCTATCGTCATAAGCGACGCGGTCATCTCTCCAGCTATGCCAAGTAGCGGTGCAAGAGCAGGTGGAATACTTTTTCCTATAGTCAAATCCTTATCTAGTGCCTTAGGCTCAGAGCAGGGCGAAACGCGTAAAAAAGCTGGTGCGTTTTTTATGCAGACACTTTGGCAAGGAAACGCAGTCACAAACGGTATGTTTCTTACTTCAATGGCGGGCAATCCACTCATAGCTAGCTTAGCGCTAACTACTTTTGGTGTGGAGATCTCATGGGGGCTTTGGGCTATGGGAGCCATAGTACCAGCGCTTGTTTCTTTGGCAGTGATACCTTACGTGCTTTATAAAATTTATCCGCCACAGATCAAAGACTATCCACAAGGTAAAGAGATAGCTAGAGCTGAGCTAGCTAAACTAGGTTCGCTTCAAAAAAACGAGATCGTGATGATAAGCGTGTTTGTCGGAGCTTTGATATTATGGGCTACTGGAAGTATCACAGGGCTTGATGCGACTACTGTGGGTATGATAGCAGTTGGTGTTATGCTTGTTTTTGGCGTACTTGAATGGAATGATTTCATAGGCGAAAAAGGTGCTTGGGATACGCTTATTTGGATGGGTTCTTTGATAACTTTAGCCGGTGGGCTTTCTAAGCTGGGCTTTGTGACTTGGTTTGCTTCATGGATGAGCGGTACTATGGGTGGGCTTAGCTGGACTTTGGTAATGGGAATTTTGGTTCTTGTTTATGTTTTTACTCATTACTTTTTTGCTAGTTTGACTGCGCATATTACTGCGATGTACGCGACGTTTGGAGCTGTAGCTATAGCTGCTGGAGCAGACGCTGTGTTTGTAGCTCTTGTCTTTGCATACGCATCAAATTTGATGATGCCAGTCACTCATTATGGTGGTGCGCCAGCTCCTATTATCTTTGGTGCTGGATACAATACTCAAAATGAGTGGTGGAGACTTGGTTTTATCATTACTCTGATAAATCTTGGTATATGGATAATAATCGGCGGAATTTGGTGGAAAGTTCTAGGATTGTGGTAG